The DNA window GGTTCAACGAGGACGACGAGTCCCGCATCAGCAACGTGATCCGGTTTGGGGACGGAACCAAGTACTACTTCCAGGCGGTCAGCCCCTACCCCATCAAGGCCCTCAACTTTTCGGCGCAGGCCCGTCTCCGGCCGGCCGCCATGCTCAAGCTCGAACACGAGCTGTCGGAGACGACGACCCAGCGTCCCATTCTGGTGAAGAGTCACCACCTCAACGGCGACGTGGACGGCATCAACCTCTGGAACCCGGCGTGGACCGACCGGGTCGTGAATCCGGTCCGCGACCCGCGGGAGGTCTGCTGCTCATTCGCCGCGCACATGGGAAACAGCCTGGAGAAGACCGCCGAGCAGATGAACGAGGAGAAGTTCACCATTGGGGGCGGGGAGAACCTTTACCATCTGCTCGGCACCTGGTCGCAGCACGTCCGGGGGTGGCTCAGCGCCGACGAGACCCCCGTCCACACCGTGCGGTACGAGGACATGAAGGCCAACCCCGTCGGGGAGTTCTACGACATCTTGGACTTTCTGAACGCGCCCGACCTGACCATCGAACGGGTAGAAAAGGCCGTCGAGAAAACGCGATTCGACCGGCTCAAACAGAAAGAAAACGAGCACGAGTTTCCCGAGTCCACCGAGCACCAGGACAACTTTTTCCGCTCCGGCAAGACGGACGGCTGGAAGGGGGAGCTTCCGGTCCGGCTCGTCCGCAAGATCGAAAAGGACCACGGCGACATGATGAACGCGCTGGGCTACGGGTATCTGTAGCGCACCCGACGGGCCGGCCGGCTTTCCGGAGGCCGGCCACAGACAGGTGTTCCGCTCCGGAGAGACCGACGGGCGGAAGGAGGAGGTGCCGGTCGGGGTCGCCCGTACGATCGAACGAGACCACGGCGAGGTGATGGAGGCCCTCGGCTACCTGTAGTTCTGTCTGGGGGCCCCCAACGAGGGCGGCACTCCCCACGGTCCCTCTTCGGCGCGGCCCCCTACGCCGCGAGGGGCTCGCCGGACGGCCGGTCCGGCGTCTCCGCGTCCGACGCGCCGACGAAGAAGTCGGTGAAGAGCATCACCATCTCCTTCTTCCCCCGCAGCCGGTCCATGAGGTCCGGGGGCGGGCCCTCGGCCTCGGGGGCGGGGTTCCAGTGCCGCCACACCGGCCGGTCGGCGCACGCCGCCCAGTCGATCGGCTCTTCTGTGGGCGCCACGCCGGCGAGGGGCGCCCCCATCGCCTTCGCGGCCAGGTTGGCCGCCCGGACGGCCCGGAGCACCCGCCGCGGCGCGTCGCCCGTCTCGGAATGGGGCGGGTGGTGGTGGCGGATCACGTCGACGAGCGTCTGCGGGAAGTTCAGCTCCAGGGCCGCGTACGCCCCGGCCTGGCCGTGGTCGCACCCGAAGACGAACCGCTCCAGCTTGCGGGGGTCCGTCTCTTGTAGGTGCTCCGCAAACCGCTTCTCCTCGTAGAGCGCGGCGGCCTTTTCGGGGTAGTTGTAGAACAGGACCAGCTTGCCAAAGTCGTGGAGCAGGCCCTCCGCGAAGCCCTCCCCCTGGGTGACGTCCGACTCCGGGGCCGGGCCGTCGTCGGCCGGCGACAGCGGGCCGAGCAGGCTGCTGGCGAGGAAGCCCGTCGCCTCGCTGTGTCGGATAAACCGGTGGAAGCAGGCCTCCACGGGCCCGTCCGCCAGCTCGTCCATCCGCAGCATGCCGAGGCTGACGACCGACCCGGCGGCGGTGGTCGTGCCCATCATGCGGATCGCCCGCCCCACGTCCGAGATGGAGCGGCGGAGGCCGTAGTAGGCGGAGTTGATCTGTTTGAGCAGCCGCGCGGTGGCGGCCGGGTCGTGCTGCACGATCTCGGTCAGGTCCTCCGGGTCCGTAAAGCCCGGTTCGTGGAGGAGCTCCAGCACGCTGGGCAGCGTGCGCGGGAACGGCGGCACGCGCAGGTCGAGGTCGCGCAGGGCCGAGTCGGACGGGGGGGACGGGTCGGTGCTCATCGGGCTGGGGCGCCGGGGCGCGGGCCGCAGGAAGGGGCGGGCCGCGGGGTCGGCTCGGGTTCAGGGGTCGTGCTAGAGGAAGTTCACGAGGGACGTTTGCTGCGACGAGGAGGTAGCCTGGAAGGCCGCCTGCAGCTGGGTCTGCCGCTGCTGGAGCTCGGAGATGGCGGTGGCGAGGTCCGTGTCTTCGGCGTCGGAGCGCCGCTCGTTGGCCTCCAGCGACGCCGCCTCCACCTGCTCCTGGGCCGTGGAGAGGCGCCGCCCAATCGCGCCCGCCTCCGAGCCCTTCGAAATCACGTGGTCGAGCGCGTCTTCGACCTCGCCGAGGGCCGTGCTGATGTCGGGGTCCGGCGGCCCGCTCGGGGGGGAATTGTCGGCCGGATCCACGGCCTTGATCAGGTTGTCGAGGGCGCCGGTGATGGTCTCCG is part of the Salinibacter ruber DSM 13855 genome and encodes:
- a CDS encoding sulfotransferase domain-containing protein, encoding MQFVASYPKSGNTWIRLVAAAYSLQNVTAEDFMRFNEDDESRISNVIRFGDGTKYYFQAVSPYPIKALNFSAQARLRPAAMLKLEHELSETTTQRPILVKSHHLNGDVDGINLWNPAWTDRVVNPVRDPREVCCSFAAHMGNSLEKTAEQMNEEKFTIGGGENLYHLLGTWSQHVRGWLSADETPVHTVRYEDMKANPVGEFYDILDFLNAPDLTIERVEKAVEKTRFDRLKQKENEHEFPESTEHQDNFFRSGKTDGWKGELPVRLVRKIEKDHGDMMNALGYGYL
- a CDS encoding HDOD domain-containing protein; translated protein: MSTDPSPPSDSALRDLDLRVPPFPRTLPSVLELLHEPGFTDPEDLTEIVQHDPAATARLLKQINSAYYGLRRSISDVGRAIRMMGTTTAAGSVVSLGMLRMDELADGPVEACFHRFIRHSEATGFLASSLLGPLSPADDGPAPESDVTQGEGFAEGLLHDFGKLVLFYNYPEKAAALYEEKRFAEHLQETDPRKLERFVFGCDHGQAGAYAALELNFPQTLVDVIRHHHPPHSETGDAPRRVLRAVRAANLAAKAMGAPLAGVAPTEEPIDWAACADRPVWRHWNPAPEAEGPPPDLMDRLRGKKEMVMLFTDFFVGASDAETPDRPSGEPLAA